The following DNA comes from Myxococcus fulvus.
CGCTGGGCTTCGTGGTCCTCCTCCAACCGCTCCGCGAGCCGGGACACCGTCGAAGCTTCGAACAAGACGCGCACGGGCAGCTCGCGCCCCACCACTTCGCGCAGCCGCGACATGGCCCGGGTGGCCAGCAACGAGTGTCCGCCCAGCTCGAAGAAGTCGTCCTCCACGCCCATCCGCGTCAGGCCCAACAGTGGAGCCAGGACATCCGCCACCACCTGCTCCATGGCCGTGCGAGGCGCCACGTACTCACGCCGAGAGTCCTCCGCCTCGGGCGAAGGCAGCGCCCTCCGGTCGAGCTTCCCGTTCGGCGTGAGCGGCAGCCCCGGCAACATGACGATGGCGGAGGGCACCATGTACTCGGGCAGCCGCGCTCGCACCCACGCGCGCAGCTCCTGGGCCTTCGGGAGCGCGCCCTCCGAGGGAACACAGTACGCGACGAGCCACCGTCCTCCAGGCCCGTCCTCGCGCGCCACCACCGCCACCTCTCGCACGTCCGGATGGCTCGCGAGCACGGACTCCACCTCGCCCGACTCGATGCGGAAGCCGCGCAGCTTCACCTGCCCATCCAACCGCCCCGCGAACTCGAGCGTCCCATCCCGCCGCCATCGCGCCCGGTCTCCCGTGCGGTACAGCCGCGCACCAGGCTCCGTGCTGAAGGGATTCGGGACGAACCGCTCGGCGGTCAGCTCCGGTCGACGGAGGTATCCCCACGCCAGCCCATCGCCGCCCGTGTACAGCTCACCCCAGACACCCACGGGCACGAGCGACATCGCCGCATCCAACACATGGACCTGCGTGTTCGCGATGGGCCGCCCGATCGGCACGGAGCCGTCCACCCGCGAGCCCGCCGTCAACGGATGGCACGTGGTGAACGTGGTGTTCTCCGTGGGCCCATACCCGTTGATGACGGTTCCCCCTCGCGCCAGACGCGCGCGAACGGCGGAGGGCGACACCACGTCACCGCCCGTGAGGAGCTGACGCACCCCGGACAGGGCCTCGGGACGCGTGGCCATCACCTGCTCGAACAGCGCGGAGGTGAGCCACAGCGTGGTGACGCCACTTCGCGCCAGCCCCTCCTCCAGCTCCTCCACCGAGGGAGTCCTCGGCGAGAAGACCACCAGCCTTCCGCCATTGAGCAGCGGCCCCCACAGCTCCAGCGTCGCGGCGTCGAAGGAGATGGGCGCGAGCTGCAGGAAGACCTCCTCGGGCCCCAGCTCCGCGAAGCGGCTCCCCTTCACCAACCTCACCACCGCGCAGTGCGGAATGCAGACGCCCTTCGGCCGCCCCGTCGAGCCGGAGGTGTACATGACGTAGGCGAGCGACTCCGGCGGCACGGGCAACGCCAGGTCGACCTCGGGCTCGTGAGCGAACGCCGCCCCCGAGGGCTCCAAGGGAACGAGCTTCACCGAACCTGAAGCAAGCCACGGACAGGCCGCGTCCGGCGCCAGCAAGGCCGCGAGCTCCGAGTCCTCACACATGAAGGCCAGGCGCTCGTCCGGATACGACGGGTCCAACGGCACGTACGCGGCCCCCGCCTTGAGGATGCCGAGCGTCGCCACCACCATCTCCAGCGAGCGTCGCGCGAAGAGTCCCACCCGGCTCCCGGGCTCGACGCCCCGTCGACCCAGGTGGTGCGCGAGCTGATTGGCGCGCCGGTTCAGCTCCGCGTACGTCAGGCGCTCGCCCTCGAACTCCACCGCGATGGCGTCCGGAGTCCGGGACACCTGCGACTCGAACAACGCGGGGATGCTCGCGTCGCGCGGGTACTCCGTTCGCGTCGCGTTCCAGTCCGTCAGGAGCAACGCACGCTCGGCCGCGCTCAAGAGCGGAAGCTCGGAGACACGCGACGAGGGGCGCGCCACCACCGCCTCCAGCAGCGCGACGTAGCGCTCCGCCAGTCGCGTCACCGTCTCCTCGTCGAAGAGGTCCGTGTTGTATTCCCAGTACGTCACCAGCCCGCGGCGCGTCTCGCGCGCGAACAGCGTGAGGTCGAACTTCGAGACGCCCGGCTCCAGCGGGACGTCCGTCGCGACGAGCCCCGGCAGGCTGAGCGCCGCTGACGGCTCCCCCTGGAGCACGAAGGCCACCTGGAAGAGCGGCGAGCGACTCGGGTCCCGCTCCAACTGCAGCGACTCCACCAGCTGTTCGAGTGGGACGTCCTGCCGGGCGAAGGCCTCCAGGCACGTCTTGCGAACCTGCCGCAGCAGCGCCTGGAAAGGGACGTCGTCGACCTGGGCCCGCAGGGCCAGCATGTTGGCGAAGAACCCGACCACGCCCTCCAGCTCGCGCTGCCCACGCCCCGCGAACGGCGAGCCCACCACGATGTCGCGCTGCCCGCTGTGACGCGCCAGCAAGACCTGGAAGGCCGCCAGCAACGTCATGTACAGCGTCACCCCTTCCTTCCGGCTCAGCTCACGCAGCCTCTCCTCCAGGGCCGGCAAGGGCGGCATCCACTTCAGGGCGCCCGGATAGGTCTGCACGGCGGGACGCGGCCTGTCGGTGGGCAGCTCCAACACCGGCGGCGCTCCCGCCAGCTGCTCCTTCCACCACGCCAGCTGCGTCTCCAGCACCTCCCCCTTCAGCCACTCCCGCTGCCATCTCGCGTAGTCCGCGTACTGCACCTCCAGTCGCGCGGGCTCCACCACCTCCCCGCTCACCCTCGCCCCGTATTCCTCTCCCAGCTCCTTCTCCAGCAACCCCACCGACCACCCGTCGAACACGATGTGATGCACCACCCACACCAGCACGTGTTCTTCTTCCGCGACCCTCAGCACCTTCGCCCGCAGCAGCGGCCCTCGCTCCAGGTCGAACGGACGCCGGGCCTCCTCCTCCACCCTCGGCAGCACGTCCTCGGCCGCCACCGCCTCCACCTCCAGCCACAGCTCCACGTCCTCGTGGATGCGCTGCACCGGCTTCCCATCCACCTCACCGAAGGTCGTCCGCAGGGACTCGTGCCTGCGCACCACGTCCCGCAGCGCCCCCTCCAGCGCCCCCACATCCAGACGGCCCGTGAGCCGCACCGCGAAGGGCGCGTTGTAGGACGTGCCTCCCGCGTCGAGCTGCGAGAGGAACCACAGTCGCTGCTGCGCGAAGGACTGCTCCGCCACGCCGTCATGCGGCTGGTGCGTGAGCGGAGGCCGACGGCTCGTCCGCTCCGGCTTCGTGGCGATGGACGGCGCGCTCGGCATCATCACGCCACTCGAATCGAGGGCCGAGCCCCCTCCGGCGCCCCCTGCCCGGGCTGCCCCTGATGCTCGGGCAGCAGCAGGTCATACGGATTCATCGCGTCACCGGCCAGACACTCCAGCTCCACGTCCAGACCCAATCCATGACGGCGCGCCAGCTCGATGAGCACGCCCGTCACCGCCTCGTCCTCCAGCGAGAACCCCGTGGAGTCGAACACCGTGGACCGCTCCCGCCACTCCCCGAAGCGCTCGGGATGCTGGACGACCTCGATGATGCCCGGGCCAATCTGCTCGGGCCGCAGCTGCTGGCACTCTCCTTCCACCAGCGCCTGCGGCAGGAAGTCCGGACACACCAGGCTGCGCTCCAGCAGCGAGCGCGGCAGCTCCAGCTTCCCCGGCAGGTCCGAGCCCACCGCGTTGACGTGTACCCACGGCTTGAGCCGCCCGTCCTCCAACACCGGCCCCTCTCCCACGCCCACCGACGTCACCGTGCACACGATGTCCGCCTCCGCCTCCACCGTCTCCAACGGCACCGCGCGGACATCCAATCCCAGGAACGCCGCCCGCCCCGCGAACGAGCGCTGCGCCACCGAGTCCACGTCAAAGACAAGCACCTTCTCAATGGAAAACAACCGCGACAGTGCATGCAGCTGGGTCACCGCCTGGGCGCCGGCGCCCACCAACCCCAGCACCCGGCTCTCCGGATGCGCCAGATGCCGGCTGGCGATGGCGGACGCCGCCCCCGTGCGCAGCGCCGTCGCCAGCACCCCGTCCACCAATGCCGTCAGGTGGCCTGTTGCACAGTCATAGACACTGTTCGTCGCGATGATGGTGGGAACCCCGTAGTGTCTGGGATTCATCGGGTTGTAGCCGACAACTTTGATGGTGACGGATTCGCCCTGCCGCATCACCGGCATCCACTCGAGCACGCCTGTCCGGGCGTTGCGCAGCGTGAAGCCCTCGCGCTGCCGCAGCTCCGTGCGCGCGAGGTCGAACGTTCGGAAAGCCGTCTCCACCGACTCGATGACCCGGTCCATCAGGACATCGATTCCCACTTCGTGCACGAGCCTGCGCAGGTCCGCCTGGGTGACGAGGAGTGTCTTCACGGGCGCTCCCTCAGCCTGGAGATGCGCGCACTCTGCATCAATCCGTGTCACCTGAGAAGACAATCAAAACATCCTGACATCTCTTTACGCACCCAGAAGAATAATCATCCCTGATTGCCCATGACCACACTTGCCGACATTGCAGGTTTTACACGAACTACGAACAAGCCCTATCATCGACAGCCGTGAGCACACGAACGGACACCGCGACGCTGTCCTGGGGTTGGGTTCGCAATCCCAGGTTCGACCTCTTCTTCATCCTCGGAACGGCGGGCCTGGGGCTCGCCTTCTCGCTGGCGGCGCTGGCGCGGCCGTCCCTGTTCCCCGTGCTGTTGATGGTGGACGTGTGGCTGCTCGGCTACCACCACGTGGTGTCGACCTTCACGCGGCTGGGGTTCGACGCGGAGAGCCGCAGGCAGCACCGCTTCCACCTGTGGGTGCTGCCAGGGCTCGTGTTCGCGGCGACCTTCGCCGTGTACCAGGCGGGCGGCGTCTGGCCGCTGATGTCCGTCTACTTCTACTGGCAGGGGTGGCACTACCTGCGGCAGAGCTACGGCGTCAGCCGAATCCTGGACCGCGCCTCGAAGCGGCCCGCTGCGGAGAACCCCGCCACCGCGTGGATGCTCTACCTGCTGCCGCTCGCGGGACTGCTCTACCGCTCCGCGCAGGGCTCCACCACCTTCCTCAAGCTGGAGGTGCGGATGCTGCCGGTGCCGTGGGAGGTGGCGTGGGCCGCGGCGGCGTGCGCGCTGGTGGCCTTCGCGGCGTGGGCGGTGCTCCAGGCGCGGGCGCTGCGCTCGGGCGCGGGAAGCCCTGCCCAGACGCTCTACCTGGCCACGCACGCGGGCATGTTCGCCGTGGGCTACTTCGCCATCCCGAGCCTGGAGACGGGCTGGCTGGGCCTCAACGTGTGGCACAACGCCCAGTACATCCTCATCGTCTGGCTGTTCCACAACCGGCGCTTCAAGGAGCAGGTCAGCCCCGAGCACCGCTTCCTGTCCACGCTGAGCCAGAGCCGGCGGATGCTCCAGTACCTGGTGGTCTGCGTGGCGCTGTCCGCGCTGCTCTACACGTTCATCCTGCGCGGACTGTCGTGGATTCCAGCGGCCAGCCTGCTCATCGTGCAGACGCTCAACTTCCACCACTACATCGTCGACAGCCTCATCTGGAAGGTGAGGCAGCCGGCGGTGCGGCGAAACCTGGGGCTCGCCGCGTGAGGCACGGGCCAGGAGGGCCGCGAGGGTTTGCGCCCCGCGGCCCCTGGCGTCGGGCTCAGCCGCGAACGCGCAGCACGGAGCGGCCGCCGTAGCGGGCCTGCTTGCCCAGCTCCTGCTCGATACGGATGAGCTGGTTGTACTTGGCGGTGCGGTCCGCGCGCGACAGCGAGCCGGTCTTGATCTGCCCGCAGTTGGTGGCGACGGCCAGGTCCGCGATGGTCGCGTCCTCCGTCTCTCCGGAGCGGTGCGACATGACGGCCGTGTAGCCCGCCTTGTGCGCCATCTCCACCGCGGCCATGACCTCCGACAGTGTGCCAATCTGGTTGACCTTCACCAGGATGGAGTTGGCGATGCCGTTCTTGATGCCGTCCGACAGGCGCTTGACGTTGGTGACGAACAAGTCATCGCCGACAATCTGCACCTTCGAGCCGATGCGGTCCGTGAGCAGCTTCCAGCCGGCCATGTCGTCCTCGGCCAGGCCGTCCTCGATGGAGACGATGGGGTACTTCGCCACCAGGCTCTCCAGGTACTTCACGTGCTCTTCCACGGAGCGCTTCTTGCCCTCGCCCTCGTAGTCGTAGACGCCGTTCTTGTAGAACTCGCTGGCGGCGCAGTCGAGCGCCAGGGCGATGTCCTCGTTCGGCTTGTAGCCGGCCTTCTCGATGGACTTCATGATGAAGTCCAGCGCGGCCTCGGCGGACGTCAGGTTGGGGGCGAAGCCGCCCTCGTCACCGACGTTGGTGCCGTGGCCCGCTTCCGACAGGCCCTTCTTCAGCGTGTGGAAGACCTCGGCGCCCATGCGCACCGCCTCGGCGAGTGACTTCGCGCCGACGGGCATGATCATGAACTCCTGGAAGTCGATGGCGTTGTCCGCGTGCGCGCCGCCGTTGATGATGTTCATCATCGGCACGGGCAAGAGGCTCGCGGAGACGCCGCCCACGTAGCGGTAGAGCGGCAGCCCGCGCGCGGCGGCGGCGGCCTTGGCCACGGCCAGCGACACGCCGAGGATGGCGTTCGCCCCCAGCTTGCCCTTGTTGGGCGTGCCGTCGAGCGCAATCATCGTCTCGTCGATTTCGAGCTGCGACTCCGCGTTGAGCCCACGGACCGC
Coding sequences within:
- a CDS encoding ornithine cyclodeaminase family protein; amino-acid sequence: MKTLLVTQADLRRLVHEVGIDVLMDRVIESVETAFRTFDLARTELRQREGFTLRNARTGVLEWMPVMRQGESVTIKVVGYNPMNPRHYGVPTIIATNSVYDCATGHLTALVDGVLATALRTGAASAIASRHLAHPESRVLGLVGAGAQAVTQLHALSRLFSIEKVLVFDVDSVAQRSFAGRAAFLGLDVRAVPLETVEAEADIVCTVTSVGVGEGPVLEDGRLKPWVHVNAVGSDLPGKLELPRSLLERSLVCPDFLPQALVEGECQQLRPEQIGPGIIEVVQHPERFGEWRERSTVFDSTGFSLEDEAVTGVLIELARRHGLGLDVELECLAGDAMNPYDLLLPEHQGQPGQGAPEGARPSIRVA
- the eno gene encoding phosphopyruvate hydratase — protein: MTTIVGVVGREIIDSRGNPTVEVDVILENGIRGRAAVPSGASVGTHEAVELRDGDKSRYLGKGVQKAVAAVNNELFKAVRGLNAESQLEIDETMIALDGTPNKGKLGANAILGVSLAVAKAAAAARGLPLYRYVGGVSASLLPVPMMNIINGGAHADNAIDFQEFMIMPVGAKSLAEAVRMGAEVFHTLKKGLSEAGHGTNVGDEGGFAPNLTSAEAALDFIMKSIEKAGYKPNEDIALALDCAASEFYKNGVYDYEGEGKKRSVEEHVKYLESLVAKYPIVSIEDGLAEDDMAGWKLLTDRIGSKVQIVGDDLFVTNVKRLSDGIKNGIANSILVKVNQIGTLSEVMAAVEMAHKAGYTAVMSHRSGETEDATIADLAVATNCGQIKTGSLSRADRTAKYNQLIRIEQELGKQARYGGRSVLRVRG